In a genomic window of Flavobacteriales bacterium:
- the rpsJ gene encoding 30S ribosomal protein S10 produces the protein MTQKIRIKLKSYDHNLVDKSAEKIVKTVKTTGAVVSGPIPLPTHKRSFTVLRSPHVNKKAREQFQLCSYKRMMDIYSSSSKTIDALMKLELPSGVEVEIKV, from the coding sequence ATGACCCAGAAGATCCGGATCAAGCTCAAATCGTACGACCATAACCTGGTTGACAAGAGCGCGGAGAAGATCGTGAAGACGGTGAAGACCACCGGCGCCGTGGTGAGCGGTCCTATTCCCCTGCCCACCCACAAGCGCTCCTTCACTGTCCTGCGCAGCCCGCACGTCAACAAGAAGGCCCGCGAGCAGTTCCAGCTGTGCAGCTACAAGCGCATGATGGACATCTACAGCTCCTCGAGCAAGACGATTGATGCGCTGATGAAGCTGGAGCTCCCCAGCGGCGTGGAGGTGGAGATCAAAGTCTGA